The following DNA comes from Alphaproteobacteria bacterium.
GTCCCTAACCTCTTCATTGGAATGGGAGCAATGCGTTCTTTAATGGCCTGTGGACTATTCGCTTTGGCAAGGCCTTCTGTTTCAATATTTCCAGGCTCAACTGCATTGACGGTAATATTGTACTTTGCAAGTTCGATTGCGATTGTTTTCATAAAACCATTCATACCGCTTTTTGCGGCTGTATAATGTGATTTTCCTGGCAGACCAACGCGTGGACCGGAAATGGATGAAGTCAAAATAATACGTCCGTATTTCTGATCTTTCATGACAGGCACAACTGCTTTCACTGCATAAAATACGCCATTTAGGTTGGTTTGAATCGCTGTATGCCATTCATCTTCGGTCATCTTGTCAATTCTCGATGCTGGATAAAGACCGGCCGCATTATGGATAAAGACATCAATTCGGCCATATTTCTTGGTTGTTTCAGCAACCATTTTCTGCATATCTTCTGACTCTGAAATATCTCCGACCAGATAAGAGACTTCAGCGCCTTTGGCAGTCAAGTCCGCTGTCACTTTTTTCAGATCAGCTTCTGTGCGGCTTAAAATGACAACTTTCGCACCTTCGGCTGCAAAGACCTTTGTAATACCAAGACCAATACCTTTACTGCCCCCTGTAATAAGAACAACTTTATCTTTCATCCGCGCTTCAGCAAAGCAAACTGTTGTTGATGCTGTTAAAAGAATGACCGCTAAAAGAACTGATTTTACAAATGTCATTTTATGCTCCCTTTTTAGAGCATTTTTAGATGATATAAAACGACCTGTCAAGGCCATTTATATTAAAAAACACTTGCAATTTTGTTTTAAAGTAACCATATTTAAATTGGGGTTGGAAACGGATGAGGCACTCGTAAACCCGGTCAGGTCCGAAAGGAAGCAGCCGTAGCGAATCTGTCTTAGGTCGTCTTCCAACCCTTTATATTAAATTAAAATTTATCACATATACATAATAACGCGCAATATTAATAAAGGTTAGGAAAAAACACCGCACCTTAAAAAATAATCCATATCCGATTTTTATCTGTTCAGGAGATGAAATTTTTGGTACAAAAATAGCTAGAGATTTCGTAATTTTTACACTCAGGACATTTTGAATGGCTCAACTCGACATCAAGCAAGCAGCTTACCGTGTCTTAGCACGCAAATACCGACCAAAAACATTTCATGATTTGATCGGTCAAGAGGCTATGGTCAAAACACTTGATAACGCTTACAAAACAAATCGCCTTGCTCATGCCTTTATGCTCACAGGCGTCAGAGGCGTTGGTAAAACAACAACAGCGCGCATTATCGCCAGAGCTATTAATTGCGAAACACCAAATCAAGGCGACATTTATGCAATGTCCCCTTGTGGTACTTGTTCTTCTTGTCAGTCAATTCTTGAAGATCGCAATGTTGACATTATGGAAATGG
Coding sequences within:
- a CDS encoding SDR family oxidoreductase — translated: MKDKVVLITGGSKGIGLGITKVFAAEGAKVVILSRTEADLKKVTADLTAKGAEVSYLVGDISESEDMQKMVAETTKKYGRIDVFIHNAAGLYPASRIDKMTEDEWHTAIQTNLNGVFYAVKAVVPVMKDQKYGRIILTSSISGPRVGLPGKSHYTAAKSGMNGFMKTIAIELAKYNITVNAVEPGNIETEGLAKANSPQAIKERIAPIPMKRLGTPEEVAFAHLFLASDEARYITGQSIIVDGGQTLPETHYGEY